DNA from Methanobrevibacter wolinii SH:
TCTTTAAATCTTAATATAAAAATTTTTAGATAAATTAAATTTAATAAAGATATAAAAAATAGAAATTTACAAAATACAATAAAAAAACATGATAAAAATAAAAAACATCAAACCAACAAACACTATAAAAAACCAATAAAAAATAAAAAACATCAAACCAACAAACACTATAAAAAACCAATAAAAAATAAAAAATTCAATATTAAAAATAAAATTTGTAAAAATAAAAAAATAATGACTCTATTGAAAAATGATTTATTTAAAAGATGATTTTAAAATAATCATTAAATTTAAGTATTTCAACAAAGCCCATAATAATTGATAATAAAAGTTTAAAAAAATGTTAATTAATTACTTTGACGCCATGTATTACCACATTTAGCACATTTAACAAAGTAAGTTGGAGCTTCATCAGCAGATCTTGTTTGAAGAGTCCACCAATAACCAACAGTACCTCCGCATCTATAACATTTAATTTTAGTTGTTGGTAACATATTATCTTTTTGATCAATAATAGGAATATCTTGTTTAGGATTCATATCTCCTTCAAATTGATATTGATCTTTTACTTCTTTTTTACTAAGGTCCTTTTCATAACCACATTTACATTTCAATTTATGGTCTTTATTAGGAATCAACATTGCACCACATTCTGGACAAAATTCCATATTAACAAAACCTCACTAATAAATAATTTTTTAATAAATTAATTTATAGATACTTAATATATAAATTTTTTCAAAAAAATATTAAACAAAATACAGAAAATATTCAATGAAAAATACAATCTAAAAAAAAGAGTATTAAAACAAAAAAAATATAAAAAAATAAGTAAAAATTATAAGAGTAAAATTTTATTAAAAATTTATCTAAAAAACCTAATTAGGATAAATAACCTCAGGAGGATTTTCTAAATCAATAATCTTTTTATTTTCAAGATTTTCATATCCTAATGGAGTATGAGTAGATAAATAAACAGTATTATGATTTTTAATAAATTCACGAACATTATCTAAAGATTCTCTAGCTAATTTTAAATCTTCAAATACAATAGATAATTTATTTTCATATAATGCTTCATCAGTATATGTAATATCACCATGAATCATATAAAATAAATCATCATCTTCTACAATTACAATACTATTACCTAAAGTATGACCTTTAGCTTCTATTAAATATATATTATCCTCTATTTTTTGAGATTTTTTAAAATTATAATAGTTTCCATCATTAAAATCTACAGGAATAATATTATTAGAATCTAATTCTAATTCTTCAGATTCTGTTCTAGACATATAAATTTTAGCATTTGGAAATTCTCTTAATTCTCCAGTATGATCTGGATGTTTATGAGTTACAAGAATTTTACTTACATCCTCTTTTTCATAACCTAAATCATTTAAAGCAGAAATATAATCAGTTATTTTATTACCCATAAAAATAGGTGTATCATCATCAACTTCTTGTTTAGGAAATTCTTTAGGCATTCCAGTATCTACAAGAATCACTTCATTTCCAGTGTCTATTAAATAATTTTGAAGACTTGAACGATATTTAATATTAGAATCAAATTTTTCAATACCTTCTTCACCACCAAATGCAAAACCTTGTGTCATAAATCCATTTTCATATGTTTTAACAGCTTTAATTTCCATATTATCACATTTTAAAAATTCTTAAAATAATATTAATAATATATATAAGTTACCTAATAATATACCTATTTAATTTTAACATATGGGTTTATATATTGACCATGTTTTATAGTATTAGTTCCATATTGAATTGCAAAATTAGGACAATTATGTAAACATCTAAGACATACAAGACATTTTTTCTTAACCCAAGTAGGTTTATTATCAATTAATTTAATAACATTAACAGGACATAATTTTTCACATTTTCCACAAGAGATACATTCATTACTTACTCCAAAATTTTTAGTTTTTCTCATTCCCCTATTATAAGCAAAGGTATAAAAGATTTTAGAAATCATAGGAGACTTCTTATTATCCATAAAATCTCCATTTTCCCTATTTTGAATTTTTGGAATAATTGATTTAATTTCTTCTTTAGATTTTTCAAGTGTTTTATTATTTTTATTAAAATCACTTAAATCAAAAGTAGGAGTCCAAGTATCGGGCATTATAACACTGAAATAGGCATTCACATTAATACCACGTTTAGATAAATGTTTACCTATAAAGTTACCTGTAGCTCCAGGACTTGTACCATAAGTAGCTATAAAATAAACATAATTATTATGATAATTAGAAAAGTTTAATTTATCTATAAAATCAAGCATAACTGGAGGTAATCCCCAAGCATAAGTTGGAGATATAAATCCAATACTCTCATTATCTTTTAAATTAAAATTATAATCATCAACTTTAAGAATATCAACCATATCATTATCTGTAGCTTCAGCAATACATTTTGAAACATATTTAGAATTACCAGTTGCAGAAAAATAGAAAATCAAATAATCACCTTAAAAATATGAATTTAAAACTTTATTAAAAAAATAAACTTAAATATAAAATTTATTATATTTATAAATAGATTTAATAAAGTTAAATTATTTAAACTCCATTAAAAACATTTAAAAATTATTTAATTTAAATTTTAAGTAATAAATTAAGTTAAATTTTTAAATAAAATTTAGATAGAATTAAATTTAAATTTTATCTTTTTTTAACATTTGATTTGCAGAGGTTATTAACATCTCTTGCCAATCTTTAAATTTTGTAGTTTTTTTAACAAAAGTATCCCATTTAGGATTATTAAATAAATCAGCAGTTGCTTGATTACCAAATGGAGATTTCTTTTTCATTTCATCAAAACTAGAAAATTTAGTGTATTTTTTCATGAATTCATCACTAAATACTCCTAACATACAAATATCATCTTTAGCCATATTTTCACTTCTAAAATATTATATAATTAATATTAATATTATAAAACCCTTAAAAACTTCAAAAATACCTTATAATACCAATATAACAAAACATGTATCTTCTAACTCAAACTAGTCATTTCTCCATCATAATATTAATAACAATATTAAGAAAACCCTTAAAAACTTCAAAATATTACCATATAAAAAATTATATAAATCACTAATTATTATTAAATTTACCATTAATAACTTCTTGTAAACGTTTATCCATCTCATAAACTCTTAATCTTGAATTATGATTATCATTAGATTCTACTGTATAATTTTTTTGAGGTTCTATTATATAAAATGCTTCATCAGATTGAATCCCAGGAATATTAACTTTTGCAAGATTTCTTTCAACTCTTCTTTTTAAAGGTTCATCATCAATATTCTCACCTAAAAATATAGGAGTTTTTACTGCTGATGAAATTTTATTTACATGACGTTTATTATGTCTTTCATCAGTTCTTATTTTATTGATTTCATCACTAGATTTACTAAGAGTACTATCTCTAAATGGAACACCAACATCAGATAAAGCAATACGTCTTTCATCATTAATATTTAATGATTTTTCAAGAGAATTTGGATTTGGACTAGCTATAGTACCACCTTGGAAACGACCAAATATTGGTCCTTCACCTACATGAAAACCTGCTTCAAAAAATCCTCCTCTTACAGGTGCAGATGATGTATATGTTGCAACAATACCATCATCTTTAATAAGACGCAAAAACTCTTCAAATAAATCACAAGTAAAAAGTTCAGGAGCCATAGTTTGTGAAAATGGATCTAAAAATATTGCATCATAAGTATTATCTTCTAATTTTTGAACTGAAACTCTTGCATCTTCAATATATACATTAATATCAATATTATTTGGAATTTTAGTATTTTCTAAATGTAATGATGCAAATCCTTCACTTACAAGTTCATTTTCAATTGCTTTTTTAACAATATCATGTTCAGCAATTGGTGAAGGAACAATTAATCCTGCAGCAAGTGTTTCTGGAGATATTTCAACCATATCAACTTTAAGATTAGTAGAATTATCAGTATTTTGTAAAAAATCAAAAATAGCTGCAGAAGAATTATAACCTAAACCTGCACAAATATCAAGAACTGCAATATCCTTAGAATAATCAAGCTTTAATGGGTCTATAAATTTTTTAAAACTTTCAGATATAGCTCCAGATTTAGTATGTAATGTTTCTACTTTGTCATTAATTTTTCTTGATTTAATAGAATAAGAGCCATCTTCTGTTTTAACAAAATAATCTTTAGATTTTTCAAATAAATTATTCCTATATTTTGGATTATTAGTTTCTAATTCTTTATTAAATGTTTCTTTAATCAAATTAAAAACATCATTATCAATTACTACAGCATCATCTTGGTAAGTCATTATATCAACATAAATTATTAATTATCTTGAAAATTTTTAATTATATATTAAGAAAATATAAACTAAATATTTCCAAGTATATATTAAAAAAATTAATTATAATAATATATTATTTAAAAAAATATTTAAAAATATTTATTAAATAAATAGTTAAACAAGTTAAAAATATAAGCTTCAAATAAATTAAAAAAAATATAAATACACAAAAAATACTAAAAAAATGAAAAACTAAATAAAAAATAGCATAAATACAGAAAATAAAAAAATACTAAAAAAATAATAAAAATAAACAAAAAATACTAAAAAATGAAGAGTAATTATAATAAATAAAAATTATAAAGAGTTTTTATAATTTTCTACTTCATTTAAGAATTTAATTTCACCAATACGTTTCATTGTATCTGCTAATCTTTCTTTTTGTGGTTTTTCTGCATATTTATTATACATATAAAATACTGCATTTAAAGTTTTTAAAAGTTCATCTTCATTTTTAACAAATATTTTATTTCCAATAACAGATTTTCTACCACTTTTTCCGCCAATATATACAGAATACCCTTTAAATTTAATATCTTTTGAGTCATTTGGACATGCATGAATACATTTTCCACAACCATAACAAAGATTATAATTTGTTATTGCAGTATCTCCCCTAACTTCAATAGCATCTACTTTACATACATCTGCACATCTTCCACAACCATTACATTTATCATTAGTTATAGGGAATTTTACACCATTTACACCAAATTCTGTAACATCAGTTCTTACACATTTATTAGGACAACCTGATACTGCTATTTTAAATTTATAATTAGCTGGTTTCTCCTTATAAATATCTTCTAATTTTTGACCTAAATCTACAGTATTAATTAAACCTAATAAACATCTTTCTTTACCAGGACATGCAATAATACTTCTTACATTAGGACCTTCACTACCATTAGCAATATCAAGTTCTTTTAATTCTTCAATTAATGGTTCAAGATCTTTAAATTTTATACCTTCAATTTCAAATTCTTCTCTTGTTGTAATTTTAAATATTGCATCATATTTTTTAGTAAGTTCTGCAAGTTTTAATACAGTATCAGGATTATAATATCCCCCAATATTTGCTCTGAACCTAATATATGCTAAACCTTTTTGCCCACAACCTACTCCTGGATATTTCCAAAGATAATAAAAGGAGTTAAATTCATTATTGTCTTCTCTTCTTTGAACTTCTTTATTAAATCTTTTTAGTTTAAATTTTCTTAAAAAGTCAATATCTTTAACTTCAACACCTTTTTCAAGTTTAAAATATTTATGTATTTCTTCACCTTTTTTAGTTCTTGTAATTACTGTTGTATATCCTTCAGGAGATCCTTTATCACCAAAACTAATATCTGCTAATTCTGCATCAAAATCTTTACACATCATACATCCTGATGATGGTTTAATTTCACTAAGTTTAATTTTAAATTCTTTTTTATCAGTTTTTACAACAAAATTTGGTCCTTTAACATCAAATTTAACTACATCTTTAATATTAATATTCTTTTCTTTAAGAACTCTAAGTAATTCTTCATGTTCAAATTTTTCTGTACAGAATAATCCTATTACATATTCAATTTTAGGTAACTTAGCAGGTTTTCCATTTCTACCTCTTTCATAATCATGTTTAGCAAGATATGGATGATACTGAATGTTTCTTAAACCTGCTACTTGACATGGAAGTCCAACTACTGCAATCTTTTCAAGTCCCATTTCTCCTGCAGTACGAACAGCTTGTAATGAAGATATAGAATATTTACTTCTTGTTGTATCATTTAAACCTTCTTCATCAGTTATAATTAAACTTACTGGTTTCCAGTTATCATCACCAACAACAACCACACCATCAATTTTTTTATCTCTAATTAAAAATTTAAGAAAATTAGTAACATATCCTCCAGATTGACCTTTAATATGTGGAGATTTTCCAAAATAATATTCTTCATTAAGATTTAATCTAGATCTAATTTCATATTGGCCAGTAGTCATACGTGGACATACCTCTTGACACATTCCATTACCTCTCCTTAAACATTCTTCTTTGAGATATGGTGTTTCATCAAAGCCAATTATACTATTAGGACATACAACACTACAAGTTCCACATTTAGCACATAATTTACTATCAACTATTTGATTTAAAGCCCATTTATATTCCATATTTTTATTAAAATCTTTTTCATCAACAATATTAGATAATAACTTATTAATTGATTCATCACTTAATTTAACATTATTACTAAAAACATTATTTACATAAGACCATATTCTTAGTTTTAATTCTGTAATAAAACTTTCATTATCAGAATCATCAGAGTTTTCAATTATTTCATTAATATGCTCATTAATTAATTTTTCATTATCATCACTTAACATGATACCATCCTAAACTTATTATTAAATAGCTAATTTAAAATAAAAAAATTATTATTTAAAAACTTAAGTTCTTAAAACTCATAAAAACTTATTTTATTTAAAAATTTAAATTCAATTAATCAAAAAGACTTTTAAATCAAAATTAAATTTAAGAAATTTAAGAAATTTTAAAGTATTAAAAATATAATAAAATGAATTTTAGAGGTTATATATAATTTTAAAAATTTCTATATTTATATTAAATGTTGATATATAAATATTAAAAAAATATTTTAAAAATTTCTATATTTATATTAAAATTATTAATTAATGTTAAATATTATCCAAATTTAATAGAATCAAAAAAGATTTAAAATTAAATTATTAGAAAAATATTAAAAATCTAATAATTCATAAGGATTACTTACATATTTTAATGGATAATCACTTTCAAGATCTTTACTAGTAGATTGTCCCCAAGTTACAAATGCAATATCTAAACCTGCATTTTTTGCTACTTCAATATCTGTATCTTTATCTCCAATATATAAAATATCTTCTTTATTATAATCTAATTTTTCAACAATCTTATTTAATCTATATGGATTAGGTTTATCTGGAATACCTTCAACAGAACCAGAAATCATACTAAAATTATAACTAGAAAAGTATTTATTAATTAAATCATTTAAAATAAAAGATTCTTTATTAGAGCATATAGCTAAATCAATACCTTTTTTAACTAGTTTATTAAGTAAGTCATATATTCCATTATAGACACAAGTATTTGGTTTTTTATTATTATGATATACTTCTACAAAGTTTCTTATTAACTTATTCCAAAGAGTATTATTATCATCATAATTATCTATCAAAGAGTTTAAAAAATTTCTAAAATCACTATATACTAAATTATCATAATCCTCAACTTCATATTGAGGTAAATTAAATGATTTTAAAACTTCATTAAAACACACCATAGAATCTTCAATACTATTAATTAAAGTTCCATCAAAATCAAATATATACAATTTTTTCATATTAACTTATCCTAAAGAAAAAATAATTCCTCTAAAAAATCATATATTCATACATATATCTATTAATGTTTTAATATAAAAATGTAAATATGAAAAGTAGAATTGAAATTAAGAAAAGGAATGAAATATCTAAAGAAAGATTAAAGAAATTAAAAGTAAAGACAACTAAAGACAAATATTATAAACTAAGTTATGAAATTACTATTGATATATTAAATAAAATCATTAATGAAAATAAAGATGAAAAAGAATTATATATAGAACTAGATGACTTAAAATCTAAAGCTATA
Protein-coding regions in this window:
- a CDS encoding transcription factor S, whose amino-acid sequence is MEFCPECGAMLIPNKDHKLKCKCGYEKDLSKKEVKDQYQFEGDMNPKQDIPIIDQKDNMLPTTKIKCYRCGGTVGYWWTLQTRSADEAPTYFVKCAKCGNTWRQSN
- a CDS encoding MBL fold metallo-hydrolase; amino-acid sequence: MEIKAVKTYENGFMTQGFAFGGEEGIEKFDSNIKYRSSLQNYLIDTGNEVILVDTGMPKEFPKQEVDDDTPIFMGNKITDYISALNDLGYEKEDVSKILVTHKHPDHTGELREFPNAKIYMSRTESEELELDSNNIIPVDFNDGNYYNFKKSQKIEDNIYLIEAKGHTLGNSIVIVEDDDLFYMIHGDITYTDEALYENKLSIVFEDLKLARESLDNVREFIKNHNTVYLSTHTPLGYENLENKKIIDLENPPEVIYPN
- a CDS encoding EFR1 family ferrodoxin (N-terminal region resembles flavodoxins. C-terminal ferrodoxin region binds two 4Fe-4S clusters.), translated to MIFYFSATGNSKYVSKCIAEATDNDMVDILKVDDYNFNLKDNESIGFISPTYAWGLPPVMLDFIDKLNFSNYHNNYVYFIATYGTSPGATGNFIGKHLSKRGINVNAYFSVIMPDTWTPTFDLSDFNKNNKTLEKSKEEIKSIIPKIQNRENGDFMDNKKSPMISKIFYTFAYNRGMRKTKNFGVSNECISCGKCEKLCPVNVIKLIDNKPTWVKKKCLVCLRCLHNCPNFAIQYGTNTIKHGQYINPYVKIK
- a CDS encoding MnmC family methyltransferase — translated: MTYQDDAVVIDNDVFNLIKETFNKELETNNPKYRNNLFEKSKDYFVKTEDGSYSIKSRKINDKVETLHTKSGAISESFKKFIDPLKLDYSKDIAVLDICAGLGYNSSAAIFDFLQNTDNSTNLKVDMVEISPETLAAGLIVPSPIAEHDIVKKAIENELVSEGFASLHLENTKIPNNIDINVYIEDARVSVQKLEDNTYDAIFLDPFSQTMAPELFTCDLFEEFLRLIKDDGIVATYTSSAPVRGGFFEAGFHVGEGPIFGRFQGGTIASPNPNSLEKSLNINDERRIALSDVGVPFRDSTLSKSSDEINKIRTDERHNKRHVNKISSAVKTPIFLGENIDDEPLKRRVERNLAKVNIPGIQSDEAFYIIEPQKNYTVESNDNHNSRLRVYEMDKRLQEVINGKFNNN
- a CDS encoding Coenzyme F420 hydrogenase/dehydrogenase, beta subunit C-terminal domain; the protein is MLSDDNEKLINEHINEIIENSDDSDNESFITELKLRIWSYVNNVFSNNVKLSDESINKLLSNIVDEKDFNKNMEYKWALNQIVDSKLCAKCGTCSVVCPNSIIGFDETPYLKEECLRRGNGMCQEVCPRMTTGQYEIRSRLNLNEEYYFGKSPHIKGQSGGYVTNFLKFLIRDKKIDGVVVVGDDNWKPVSLIITDEEGLNDTTRSKYSISSLQAVRTAGEMGLEKIAVVGLPCQVAGLRNIQYHPYLAKHDYERGRNGKPAKLPKIEYVIGLFCTEKFEHEELLRVLKEKNINIKDVVKFDVKGPNFVVKTDKKEFKIKLSEIKPSSGCMMCKDFDAELADISFGDKGSPEGYTTVITRTKKGEEIHKYFKLEKGVEVKDIDFLRKFKLKRFNKEVQRREDNNEFNSFYYLWKYPGVGCGQKGLAYIRFRANIGGYYNPDTVLKLAELTKKYDAIFKITTREEFEIEGIKFKDLEPLIEELKELDIANGSEGPNVRSIIACPGKERCLLGLINTVDLGQKLEDIYKEKPANYKFKIAVSGCPNKCVRTDVTEFGVNGVKFPITNDKCNGCGRCADVCKVDAIEVRGDTAITNYNLCYGCGKCIHACPNDSKDIKFKGYSVYIGGKSGRKSVIGNKIFVKNEDELLKTLNAVFYMYNKYAEKPQKERLADTMKRIGEIKFLNEVENYKNSL
- a CDS encoding HAD family hydrolase → MKKLYIFDFDGTLINSIEDSMVCFNEVLKSFNLPQYEVEDYDNLVYSDFRNFLNSLIDNYDDNNTLWNKLIRNFVEVYHNNKKPNTCVYNGIYDLLNKLVKKGIDLAICSNKESFILNDLINKYFSSYNFSMISGSVEGIPDKPNPYRLNKIVEKLDYNKEDILYIGDKDTDIEVAKNAGLDIAFVTWGQSTSKDLESDYPLKYVSNPYELLDF